From Harpia harpyja isolate bHarHar1 chromosome 19, bHarHar1 primary haplotype, whole genome shotgun sequence, one genomic window encodes:
- the RC3H2 gene encoding roquin-2 isoform X4: MPVQAAQWTEFLSCPICYNEFDENVHKPISLGCSHTVCKTCLNKLHRKACPFDQTAINTDIDVLPVNFALLQLVGAQVPDHQTVKLSNVGENKHYEVAKKCVEDLALYLKPLSGGKGVASLNQSALSRPMQRKLVTLVNCQLVEEEGRVRAMRAARSLGERTVTELILQHQNPQQLSANLWAAVRARGCQFLGPAMQEEALKLVLLALEDGSALSRKVLVLFVVQRLEPRFPQASKTSIGHVVQLLYRASCFKVTKRDEDSSLMQLKEEFRSYEALRREHDAQIVHIAMEAGLRISPEQWSSLLYGDLAHKSHMQSIIDKLQSPESFAKSVQELTIVLQRTGDPANLNRLRPHLELLANIDPNPDAASPTWEQLENAMVAVKTVVHGLVDFIQNYSRKGHETPQPQPNSKYKTSMCRDLRQQGGCPRGTNCTFAHSQEELEKYRLRNKKISATVRTFPLLNKVGVNSTVSTTTGNVISVIGSPEATGKMVPSTNGIANLESGVPQLIPRCADTSLRGLENTKKGGKTGANGQNVSGSPTESLPENKIGSPPKTPVSQAAATSAGPPNIGTEVNSVPPKSSPFVPRVPVYPPHSDNVQYFQDPRTQLSYEVPQYPQTGYYPPPPTVPAGVAPCVPRFVRSNNVPESSLPPASVPYADHYSTFPPRDRLNSPYQPPPPQPYGPVPPVPSGMYAPVYDSRRIWRPQMYPRDDIIRSNSLPPMDVMHSSVYQTSLRERYNSLDGYYSVACQPPNEQRTVPLPREPCGHLKTGYDEQLRRKPEQWAQYHTQKTPLVSSTLPMATPSPTPPSPLFSVDFSTEVGSQSTSVFSLPVSFSESVSDLSGTKFEEDHLSHYSPWSCGTIGSCINAIDSEPKDVIANSNAVLMDLDSGDVKRRVHLFETQRRAKEEDPIIPFSDGPIISKWGAISRSSRTGYHTTDPIQATASQGSATKPISVSDYVPYVNAVDSRWSAYGSDSTSSARYVERDRFIVTDLSGHRKHSSTGDLLSIELQQTDYTEDCADTKPDRDIELELSALDTDEPDGQGEHIEEILDIQLGISSQDDQLLNGTTVENGHPLKQHQKESMEQKRQSLGEDLVILEEQKTILPVTSCFSQPITTSVSNASCLPISTSVSVGSLILKTAHIMSEDKNDFLKPVANGRMVNS, encoded by the exons ATGCCTGTGCAGGCAGCTCAGTGGACAGAATTTCTGTCCTGCCCAATCTGCTACAACGAGTTTGATGAGAATGTGCACAAACCCATCAGCTTAGGTTGCTCTCACACTGTCTGTAAGACCTGCCTGAACAAGCTTCATCGCAAGGCATGTCCTTTCGACCAGACTGCCATCAATACAGACATCGATGTGCTTCCTGTAAACTTTGCACTCCTCCAGTTAGTTGGAGCCCAG GTACCTGATCATCAGACAGTAAAGTTGAGTAACGTAGGAGAGAACAAACATTATGAAGTAGCAAAGAAATGTGTTGAGGATTTGGCACTCTACTTAAAGCCATTAAGTGGAGGAAAAG GTGTTGCAAGCTTGAATCAGAGTGCACTGAGCCGTCCAATGCAAAggaagcttgtgacactggtGAATTGTCAGCTGGTGGAGGAAGAGGGTCGGGTTAGAGCTATGAGGGCAGCTCGATCACTGGGAGAGAGAACTGTTACAGAACTGATCTTGCAGCACCAAAATCCTCAGCAGCTTTCTGCCAATCTTTGGGCTGCTGTCAGGGCACGAGGATGCCAGTTTCTAGGACCAG CTATGCAAGAGGAGGCACTGAAACTTGTATTACTGGCACTGGAAGATGGCTCTGCACTCTCAAGAAAAGTTCTGGTACTTTTTGTTGTGCAAAGGCTAGAACCAAGATTTCCTCAGGCCTCTAAAACAAGCATTGGTCATGTTGTGCAGCTACTGTATAGAGCATCATGCTTTAAG GTCACTAAAAGGGATGAAGATTCTTCTCTGATGCAACTTAAAGAAGAGTTTCGGAGTTACGAGGCTTTGCGGAGAGAACATGATGCCCAAATTGTTCACATTGCCATGGAAGCAGGACTTCGAATATCACCAGAACAATGGTCTTCCCTTCTTTATGGTGACTTGGCACATAAATCACACATGCAATCCATTATTGACAAG CTCCAATCTCCGGAATCTTTTGCAAAGAGTGTACAAGAATTGACAATTGTCTTGCAGCGCACAGGGGATCCTGCAAATTTAAACAGGCTGAGGCCTCATTTAGAGCTCCTGGCAAACATAGATCCAAATCCAG aTGCAGCATCTCCAACATGGGAGCAGCTGGAAAATGCAATGGTGGCTGTAAAGACTGTGGTACATGGACTGGTGGATTTCATTCAGAATTACAGTAGAAAAGGCCATGAAACTCCACAG ccacaacCAAATAGCAAATATAAAACAAGTATGTGCCGAGACCTTCGACAGCAAGGGGGATGTCCAAGAGGAACAAACTGTACATTTGCTCATTCTCAGGAAGAGCTTGAAAA GTATCGCTTgaggaacaaaaaaatcagtgcaacagTGAGAACATTCCCCCTTCTAAATAAAGTTGGCGTAAATAGCACCGTCTCAACCACAACAGGAAACGTGATTTCTGTCATAGGAAGCCCTGAGGCAACAGGGAAGATGGTGCCAAGTACTAATGGAATAGCTAATCTAGAAAGTGGTGTTCCCCAGTTGATACCTCGCTGTGCGGACACCTCCTTGAGAGGTTTGGAGAACACCAAGAAAGGAGGGAAGACTGGAGCCAATGGCCAGAATGTTTCTGGATCCCCTACAGAATCACTACCTGAAAA TAAAATTGGTTCTCCACCCAAGACTCCTGTAAGCCAGGCAGCAGCTACCTCAGCTGGTCCTCCTAATATTGGAACAGAAGTTAATTCTGTGCCTCCAAAATCCAGCCCGTTTGTTCCTAGAGTACCTGTCTACCCTCCACATTCTGATAATGTTCAATATTTCCAAGATCCCAGGACTCAGCTGTCATATGAAGTTCCACAGTACCCGCAGACAG GATATTATCCACCACCTCCAACAGTACCAGCTGGTGTGGCTCCCTGTGTTCCTCGCTTTGTGAGGTCCAATAATGTTCCAGAATCCTCCCTCCCACCTGCTTCCGTGCCATATGCCGATCATTACAGTACATTTCCCCCTCGAGATCGACTGAATTCTCCTTACCAACCTCCTCCTCCGCAGCCGTATGGACCAGTTCCTCCTGTCCCTTCTGGAATGTATGCTCCAGTTTATGACAGCAGGCGCATCTGGCGCCCACAGATGTACCCACGAGATGATATTATTAGGAGCAATTCTTTACCTCCCATGGATGTGATGCACTCATCTGTCTATCAGACATCATTACGTGAGAGATACAACTCTTTGGATGGGTATTACTCTGTGGCTTGTCAACCTCCAAACGAACAGAGGACTGTGCCTTTACCAAGG GAGCCTTGTGGTCATTTGAAGACTGGTTATGACGAGCAATTGAGACGGAAGCCGGAGCAATGGGCGCAGTACCACACACAGAAAACTCCTCTGGTATCATCAACCCTTCCTATGGCAACACCATCTCCAACACCACCTTCTCCTCTCTTCAGTGTAGATTTCAGCACAGAGGTGGGAAGCCAAAGtacttctgtattttcccttcctgtttct TTCTCAGAGAGTGTCAGTGATTTGAGTGGAACTAAATTTGAGGAAGACCATCTCTCTCACTATTCACCGTGGTCTTGTGGCACTATTGGCTCTTGTATAAATGCTATCGACTCAGAGCCCAAGGATGTGATTGCCAATTCAAATGCCGTGTTAATG GATTTGGACAGCGGGGATGTTAAAAGGAGAGTGCATTTATTTGAAACTCAGAGAAGGGCAAAGGAAGAAGATCCTATAATCCCATTTAGTGATGGACCGATCATCTCCAAGTGGGGTGCAATCTCCAGGTCATCTCGCACGGGTTATCACACGACAGATCCTATTCAGGCCACTGCTTCCCAAGGAAGTGCTACTAAGCCCATCAGTGTATCAG ATTATGTCCCTTATGTCAATGCTGTCGACTCAAGATGGAGCGCCTATGGCTCAGATTCTACTTCATCAGCACGTTATGTGGAACG GGACAGGTTCATAGTTACAGATTTGTCTGGTCACAGGAAGCATTCCAGCACTGGAGATCTATTGAGTATTGAATTACAGCAG aCTGATTATACTGAAGACTGTGCAGACACAAAGCCAGATCGAGACATTGAATTGGAGCTGTCAGCCCTTGATACAGATGAACCTGATGGACAAGGTGAACACATAGAA GAGATTCTGGATATACAGCTAGGTATTAGTTCTCAAGATGATCAGCTGCTCAATGGAACAACTGTAGAGAATGGGCATCCGCTAAAGCAGCACCAGAAAGAATCTATGGAACAGAAGAGACAAAGTTTAGGTGAAGACCTTGTGATTCT GGAGGAGCAGAAAACAATCCTGCCCGTAACTTCTTGCTTCAGTCAGCCGATCACAACATCTGTTAGCAATGCAAGCTGCCTGCCCATCAGCACATCAGTCAGTGTTGGCAGCCTCATTTTGAAAACTGCTCACATTATGTCTGAGgataaaaatgactttttaaagccTGTTGCAAATGGCAGGATGGTTAACAGCTGA